The proteins below are encoded in one region of Aquisphaera giovannonii:
- a CDS encoding sensor histidine kinase, whose protein sequence is MLPDGAIENHELKPLLGHLCSAVGHHVINALSTVVSQGEILRTLGTSSPSGSLEVRDRVETIIRAAFDASTITRKLIGISHDLTAVGFDQATSPVAAIRLDEWLPGFVDEARGTLGPRAEWTLDLSPVPPLLAQPDLLKIMFRLLIQNSLEAMPEGRGTLAFSTRPAPRDWLVVELRDDGAGMTPEVMEHATEPFFTTRPERTGIGLTIARGIWRRHRGSLALEGAPGKGTTIRLLAPSMSVN, encoded by the coding sequence ATGTTGCCCGACGGGGCCATCGAGAATCACGAGCTCAAGCCGCTCCTGGGCCACCTCTGCTCTGCGGTCGGCCACCACGTGATCAATGCGCTCAGCACGGTCGTGAGCCAGGGGGAGATCCTCCGCACGCTGGGGACGTCGAGCCCGTCCGGCTCCCTCGAAGTCCGCGACCGGGTCGAGACGATCATCCGCGCGGCCTTCGACGCGTCCACGATCACGCGCAAGCTCATCGGCATCAGCCACGACCTGACCGCCGTCGGCTTCGATCAGGCCACGAGCCCGGTCGCGGCCATACGCCTGGACGAATGGCTGCCCGGATTCGTGGACGAGGCGCGGGGCACCCTCGGGCCCCGCGCCGAGTGGACGCTCGACCTATCCCCCGTGCCGCCCCTCCTCGCCCAGCCGGACCTGCTCAAGATCATGTTCCGGCTGCTGATCCAGAACTCCCTGGAGGCCATGCCGGAAGGCCGCGGGACGCTCGCGTTCAGCACGCGCCCCGCCCCTCGGGACTGGCTGGTCGTGGAGCTCCGGGACGACGGGGCGGGGATGACGCCGGAGGTAATGGAGCACGCCACCGAGCCGTTCTTCACCACCCGGCCGGAACGCACCGGCATCGGCCTGACGATCGCCCGCGGGATCTGGCGCAGGCATCGCGGCAGCCTCGCCCTGGAGGGGGCGCCCGGGAAGGGCACCACCATCCGCCTCCTCGCTCCCTCCATGAGCGTCAACTGA
- a CDS encoding NPCBM/NEW2 domain-containing protein, with protein MPATHPRPIGIRRPSCATAVAVLVALAVPSGAGAAAGEAPDGAGPVFAALCTDGKTVKGRLTALSAKGFTITRDGSDRRELPVREVVKLTRDPLPASPSVDGSHVLLPEGDRIMRTIVGSTTDTSLDVQAHSSLGKLTLPLDAVLGLLLASPPDSDAFDQTWDRIREEPRKSEVVWLANGDRMSGGFLGMDDRVIKLQVDGKPVEIDRTGVVAVGFDPGVVSYPRPASDYMEITLADGSRLGVVGATQDAGHVVGTTRFGQSFRVPLGEVSRIVPRGSSLAYLSEMKPEKVIYSFYVGPTRPYRADRTVEGHGFVLQGRSFDRGIGTQSRTYMAYALKPGDRRFQAMVGVDDAAGPLGSVVFRVITDGNRVLFTSPVMSSRDDPRPIDVDVSSAKFVILVTDFGERGDVRDIADWIEARILR; from the coding sequence GTGCCCGCGACCCACCCTCGGCCCATCGGTATCCGCCGGCCGTCCTGCGCGACCGCCGTGGCAGTCCTCGTGGCCCTTGCCGTGCCATCCGGGGCCGGAGCGGCGGCCGGCGAGGCGCCCGACGGCGCGGGGCCGGTCTTCGCGGCCCTTTGCACGGACGGGAAGACCGTCAAGGGCCGGCTCACGGCCCTCTCCGCGAAGGGCTTCACGATCACCCGCGACGGATCCGATCGGCGCGAGCTGCCCGTCCGCGAGGTCGTCAAGCTGACGCGAGATCCGCTCCCGGCGTCGCCGAGCGTCGACGGGTCGCACGTCCTGCTCCCCGAGGGCGACCGCATCATGCGGACGATCGTCGGGTCGACGACGGACACGTCGCTGGACGTCCAGGCCCATTCCTCGCTCGGCAAGCTGACTCTGCCCCTCGATGCCGTCCTGGGCCTCCTCCTGGCCTCGCCGCCGGACTCGGACGCCTTCGACCAGACCTGGGACCGGATCCGGGAGGAGCCGCGGAAATCCGAGGTCGTCTGGCTGGCCAACGGCGACCGCATGAGCGGCGGCTTCCTCGGCATGGACGACCGGGTCATCAAGCTCCAGGTCGACGGCAAGCCGGTCGAGATCGATCGAACCGGGGTCGTCGCCGTGGGATTCGACCCGGGGGTCGTGAGCTACCCGCGCCCGGCCTCGGACTACATGGAGATCACGCTGGCGGACGGCTCGCGCCTCGGCGTCGTCGGCGCGACGCAGGACGCGGGCCATGTCGTCGGGACCACGCGATTCGGGCAGTCCTTCCGGGTCCCGCTCGGCGAGGTCTCGCGGATCGTCCCCAGGGGCAGCTCGTTGGCCTATCTCTCCGAGATGAAGCCCGAGAAGGTCATCTACTCGTTCTACGTGGGCCCCACGCGGCCCTACCGGGCTGACCGGACCGTGGAGGGTCACGGGTTCGTCCTCCAGGGACGCTCCTTCGACCGGGGCATCGGCACGCAAAGCCGGACGTACATGGCCTACGCGCTCAAGCCCGGCGACAGGCGGTTCCAGGCGATGGTCGGGGTCGATGACGCCGCGGGCCCCCTCGGCAGCGTGGTCTTCAGGGTCATCACGGACGGCAACAGGGTCCTCTTCACGTCGCCCGTCATGTCCTCTCGCGACGACCCCCGGCCCATCGACGTGGACGTCTCCTCGGCCAAGTTTGTCATCCTCGTGACCGATTTCGGCGAGCGAGGCGACGTCCGCGACATTGCCGATTGGATCGAGGCGCGTATCCTTCGTTAA
- a CDS encoding prenyltransferase/squalene oxidase repeat-containing protein: MRESGAASRPRRGAPAAILAALGVALLVVFAAAPCQAQTKEKPKSVGGFGEAKRGDVPEGTAEMLTPDADKAIRSALAWLAKSQNADGSFGTATYRGNIAVTSLAGLAFMSAGSSPGRGPYGAQIDKALAYVLDNTSPSGFISVASSSTHGPMYSHGFGTLFLAEAYGMTHRPEIREKLQKAVRLIIDTQNNEGGWRYQPVRHDADISVTICQINALRAARNAGLYVPKETVDACIRYVKQSQNADGGFRYMLQGGASAFPRSAAGVVALQSAGEYDSKEIREGIAYLRQYMREIKSRGQYSHYFYGHYYAAQALWIRGGEEWNEWYPAIRDELIRRQYSAGFWQDSICNEYGTAMALIILQIPNNYLPIFQR; the protein is encoded by the coding sequence ATGAGAGAATCCGGAGCGGCCAGCCGGCCCCGCCGCGGTGCGCCCGCCGCGATCCTCGCCGCGCTCGGGGTGGCCTTGCTCGTCGTGTTCGCGGCGGCCCCGTGCCAGGCCCAGACGAAGGAGAAGCCGAAGTCGGTCGGCGGCTTCGGGGAGGCGAAACGCGGCGACGTCCCCGAGGGCACCGCCGAGATGCTGACACCCGACGCGGACAAGGCGATCCGCTCCGCCCTGGCGTGGCTGGCGAAGTCCCAGAACGCGGACGGCTCGTTCGGGACGGCCACGTACCGCGGCAACATCGCGGTCACCTCCCTCGCCGGCCTGGCCTTCATGTCGGCCGGCTCGTCGCCCGGCCGCGGCCCGTACGGGGCCCAGATCGACAAGGCCCTCGCCTACGTCCTGGACAACACCTCGCCGAGCGGCTTCATCTCGGTCGCGTCCTCGTCCACGCACGGCCCGATGTACTCCCACGGCTTCGGCACGCTCTTCCTCGCCGAGGCGTACGGCATGACGCACCGGCCCGAGATTCGCGAGAAGCTCCAGAAGGCGGTCCGCCTGATCATCGACACGCAGAACAATGAAGGGGGCTGGCGCTATCAGCCGGTCCGCCACGACGCGGACATCTCGGTGACCATCTGCCAGATCAACGCCCTCCGGGCCGCGAGGAATGCCGGGCTGTACGTCCCGAAGGAGACGGTCGACGCCTGCATCCGATACGTCAAGCAGTCGCAGAACGCAGACGGCGGATTCCGCTACATGCTCCAGGGCGGGGCCAGCGCGTTCCCGCGATCCGCCGCCGGCGTCGTCGCGCTCCAGAGCGCGGGCGAGTACGACAGCAAGGAGATCCGCGAAGGCATCGCATACCTCCGGCAGTACATGCGCGAGATCAAGTCGAGGGGGCAGTATAGCCACTACTTCTACGGCCACTACTACGCGGCGCAGGCCCTCTGGATCCGCGGGGGCGAGGAGTGGAACGAGTGGTACCCCGCGATCCGCGACGAGCTGATCCGACGCCAGTACTCGGCGGGATTCTGGCAGGATAGCATCTGCAACGAGTACGGGACCGCCATGGCGCTGATCATCCTCCAGATCCCCAACAACTACCTGCCGATCTTCCAGCGTTGA